From a region of the Campylobacter sp. CNRCH_2014_0184h genome:
- a CDS encoding RNA pyrophosphohydrolase — MEKEKKYRPNVAAVVLSSAYPFECKILLAKRNDMEDIWQFPQGGIDEEEEVKSALFRELKEEIGTDEVEILAEYPEWINYDFPTKVAQKMYPYDGQSQKYFLVRLKNKAIINLNTKNPEFDAYKFASLEDVYDMINHFKKPIYIKVLKYFKERGYI, encoded by the coding sequence ATGGAAAAAGAAAAAAAATATAGGCCAAATGTAGCCGCTGTTGTACTATCATCAGCTTATCCTTTTGAATGTAAAATTTTACTTGCTAAACGCAATGATATGGAAGATATATGGCAATTTCCTCAAGGTGGTATAGATGAGGAAGAAGAAGTTAAAAGTGCATTATTTAGAGAGTTAAAAGAAGAAATAGGCACAGATGAGGTTGAAATTTTAGCTGAATATCCTGAGTGGATTAATTATGATTTTCCAACTAAGGTTGCACAAAAAATGTATCCTTATGATGGTCAAAGCCAAAAATATTTTTTGGTTAGATTGAAAAATAAAGCTATCATTAATCTAAACACTAAAAATCCTGAATTTGATGCTTATAAATTTGCTTCATTAGAAGATGTTTATGATATGATTAACCATTTTAAAAAACCTATATATATTAAGGTTTTAAAATATTTTAAAGAAAGGGGGTATATTTAA